Genomic segment of Panicum virgatum strain AP13 chromosome 2K, P.virgatum_v5, whole genome shotgun sequence:
TTCATTATTTTTATTCATAATGAAACTGGAAGTTTACAACCCATCTTACAAAGACAAACTTGAAACAAAACGGAAGTTTACAGAACTACCTTTCCTGCGTGGACCAAAAGCTTCAAGACAGGCCTTACTGCCAGCCCAGAAGCCCACATCACGCCTAAACAGGCCGTAAGATATACGAGAGCATGTCAGTTTCAGTCCATCACCATTCCGACCGTGGGCCGTCTCATCGTGCAGAGCCCGCCGCCACGCGATGCATCGGCGAGAGGGCGCGACGGCCGGCGGACGAGCGGGCCCCGCTTCGCCGCTCTCCTCTCCACTTCCTCCCTCCTCGAACTCGATCCGCCGCCGAGGCGGGGAAAACAGCAGGCCACTCTGGGAGCGACGCCGACGCGTGCGCCACCGGGAACACGGAGGGTTGGGGTGGGCGTGCCGCCCTGCTGCCGAGGAGGAGGTGCTTCCCCTAACCATCGCTGGTCGTGGCGGGGCTCTCCCACGGCATGCCGCGAAGGACATCCTGGCATCGCGTCCGTCTGCAGTTCTTCACCGACCAAATGCAGGTGCAACCTCGACGGCGTACTTTCTCCGCCGCTTGCCCCTCTCTATCGCCGCGCCCCCCACCCCCATGTGATTAGTGGTAGTGCCACCTGGTTATATGCGCACTGGTAACTAGTTGCAAAAGTTGTTCCCTGATGTGAAAAAAGTTATATAGTAATCAATTTATTTAGGACCTGGCTAACTTACGGCCAGCCGTAAATTAGACGAGTCTTACGGCCTTTCCATTTTTGGAAATTGTAACCGTCCACTACTGTCTGCTTGCCTGTTCTGGCAAAATCTGATGTTTGgcgcttttttttttgcatgcacACGTCGCTTCATCCATGCACAGGGGCCCACACAAGATTCCCACCAAAGAAACAAGTCTCAAGTTGAAAAAAGACGTAGTTTTAAAACTGAGCAACAAAATTCAAATCTAATTGTACCGCTGCGTTGGCCTCAACAAAAACTTTAAAATAAGATTTCACTTCAATATATTTCGATCTCTTTACAATGAGAAGCATTTTTGTTAAAATCTGAAAGCATATTATAATAACGTATAAGCAAATTAGAATAAATGTACAAGCAAATGAACATGATTCAAAGCAACATTGTTTCTTCACCAAAACAGGGCAAGCCAAGGTGAAATCCCAGTGAAATCCCTGTAAAAGGTAGCATTTTACTTCATAGACAGAGCATCCACATAAAAGTAGTTCTTCTCGTCTCATCGTTCTGCTCTTCTCATCCATATATCTTTCTGCTCTTCTCATCCACATAGAAGTAGCATTTTACTTCATACACTGAAAATTCATTTTTACTCAATTGACCGGCCAAAGTCAGCAAGTAAATGATTAAATAATGGAACTAGCAAGCAAGTAAATGATTAAATAATGGAACTAGAAAGCAAGTGAATAATGAAACTAGCAGTAGCATCACTACAACATGAAAATGAAAATTTTCCATATACCTACCTGACTGAATCCTTGCTGGAGTGCTTATCTGCTTATCTACCTAAGCTAATGATGACAGGCATTGTTGCTGTTGCAGTGACAAAACAACTCCTGCACCGCTGCTACTCAAACAAGAGGAATTGAGTTGTTATTCCTGTCGTCCTGGAGCAGAGAGGTGAAACTGTAGTAAATTGTAGGCAATCCAATTAATCGTGTTGGTTTTCAGTACATCAGGAaatcaaggaagaaaaagaaaaaggataactagaatttgaaaaatGGTGCATAGCATCGCTCAAATTCACCCCTTGCTTTTCCACCCATGCAAATCTGAATAAAAATAGTACATCCAGTCTTCATTTAGTATATCAGGCATCATCAAGTAAAAAATTTACACTCCTATTGTTGATATTTTCGTTGTTATATATGGGGAAAATGCTTATTGGGAACCATATTATTGCCCATCTATAATAATATTATTACCTAATTTCTACCTATAAATTGCCTAAATAAACTCCATGTTATTGGCTAATGTCCTTATCCTTTAATCTGAACACATAAAAAAGATAAGAAAACTACAGATACAGTTGGGTTCTAGGGGCTTTTAAAATCCATGTTATTACACACAACAATTATCTTACAACAAAAGTATTGCCTCGCAAAAAATAAGACACGTAACTTGCTACCTTACAACATATTTTGCAGATAGTATAGCGATACTGATGACAGTGCCTTCCCCCCATGCAAATCCGAATAAAAGTAGCACATACAAGCTTCATTCAGTACATCAGGCATCatcaagtaaaaaaaaattgcactcCTAATGTTGATATTTTTATTGTTACACATGGGGAAAATGCTTATTGTGAATCATATTATTGCTCATCTATAATAATATTATTGCCTAATTCCTACCTCTAAATTGCCTAAATAAACTCCATGTTATTGGCTAATGTCCTTATCCTTCAATCTGAACACAGAAAAAAGACAACAAAACTAAAAGATAGAGTAGGGTTCTATGGGGCATTTAAAATCCATGTTATTACACACAACAATTATCTTACAAAAAAGTGTTGACTTGCAGAAAATACTAGGACACATAACTTGCTACCTTCAACATATTTTGCAGATAGTATAATGATACGTACCATGGTAGATGATGACATAGTACCTTGTTAACGCTTCTGCCATCTAGCCATTGCATAAACTACAACTAAATAAGAAAGAGAATGGAAGGCATTAGCTTAAAGCTTAAAAATACAATTAAAATATAATTTATGGTTAAGATAGCGCCAAGGCTTGTGAATCAGCAATGAGCACCAACAGTGCTAGGGAAAGAACTAATAAGCAAAATAAAGAACTTAAGAGGTTTGACAGGTCATATATGAAAACCATAAcctaggaaaaagaatatataAAAAGCATTTGGTGCATGTACATCTATTACTAGGATTTGTACTAGTAGATCGGATACTCAACCAGTTAGTGAACAAAGTAACAAGCATTTTAGGCAAATACTGTATACATTTTAGTGATATCTGTTAAGCATTTTAATGAGAAACGGAGAGGTGGCAGCAAGGATGAAGGAAGGGGAAAAAAGATGGCACAACCTTGTTACAGTTAAAAGATCAGATAGTTAAAAGTCACTTAGATAATAGTTAAAATCATGTGAAACTTTTCTAATGAATTCGTTTCATCAGTAGTTAGGGGATACAAAACAAAAGTAAAGAAGACATACAAGTGGAAAAAAATGCAGAATCAAAAGGAGACAAAAATACACCCCCATAGGGCAAGATACAGTGAACATCAGCAACCGTACTGTAAAAGCAAACCATCAATATCAGAGTGCATGTTAATATCCAAGTAGTACCATCGTGCGTGATGTTTGATCCAGATGACAAAGGACTCGCACGTTCATTGTTCCACTGAATCTTGTGAAAGATGTTCATTCAAAAGAAGAAAATCTAGTGAAAGATTGACTCACCTTCCAATGTATCTCAAAGATTTAGGTGGCGAACCATCTTTGAGGTATTTACACTTCTCCACAAACGTGACATGTATGGTCTAAATTTTAGCTGGAGCtttgtttcatcaaaaaaaGGCTGGGCAGTCTTAGGTAAGGTAGCACAACGAGAACATGAACGATACATACTTCGCAACAGCTGCATCCCAATTTTTGGCATTCCCTTCATTGACTGAATAAATCTTTCCCATCTTAAGTATCTACACAAAGTGAAGGATGAATGACACGGTCATCAGTATTGTGTTGCCTGAACCATAAAACAAAAAATGATTTAACCACAGTAGGTGTCTCAAATTAACCTTGATGTCTAGATGAGTCAGTATGAACTCACCAAGTGATGGGTCAAGTGTGAAGCCATTGACACCACTCCCAGTGCTCAGAACAAGCTGCAGTAGATTAATTGCACAAGTCAATTTCAGATGGGACACTTAAAAGAAGATTGTGTTGAGGGAAGACGGGTTTAAAAGACTTGATTACCGTGCAGGAACTGCCACACATGCAGTATCCCGCAGCAAGCATGTTTGTGCCAGGCTGCAGCACAACCTCAAAATCTTGACTGTGCGTAGTTTGTTACAAATATTATGATAAGTAACTGATGAGGAAAAATCAAATTGGATGCAGCATGTACTTCTGTACGGTCAGTGCTGAAATTTCCAGTTATTCCAGAGATAACACCGGTAAATCTAGGAAACCAGGTGGCGATAATATGAGAAAAGGAACTGCCCATTTGCTAAACTCTTGCTTTTGGCATCACTATCCTCAGATTCTGAAACAAAATTTCTACATTCCGTGAAAGGACTAAGTCGTATTCATACCATTCCGATTGAGACGCCACAGTCGATGTTGGAGGAGCCGTCGGGCGGATCAAAGCAGACGCAGTACCTGGCAGAAAATCGACCCATGCATTACAATCTTCAGGGACAGAGTAGCAGAAGCTAAGCTCACACCATGGTAGTAGCAAGCAGTGCTCACTTCCCACGCAGTGCAGGATCCACGAACGtttcctcctcgtcctcctccgacaCAAGGACGCACTGCATGCGTGCACCGGCGCCGGGTCAGAGAACAACACACTAGGAACTGGAACGGACGAGGGGAAATGGACAAGGAGGATTCTGGATTCGTATGGTGCGGCCACTGCTGACGAGGGCCCTGACGAACGCCGtctagcttcttctactcctcTCCCTATCACACGTCGTCGCACCAAGTTAGGCAGCTCGATCTCACAAGAGAAATTTGTGAGCGATCCAAGGGAGGCGATCGATCGAGGAATATATAAGCCTGCCGGCGCACTTGCCTGGATGTTGGTCTCGCTGGAGAGTCCAATGAGCTTCACGAGCCCGGCCTTGTTGACGGCGAAGGCGACGAACTTGCAGCCGAGGACGATGTGGGAGAGCAGGATGGTGAAGTCGCCGCGGGACTCAGGATTCCGGCCCTGCTTGTGCTGCTTCGCCCCCACATCCACACTGACGACCACGGGCCGACGATGAGGAAGCCCCCTAGGTGAGATGCACAGATCTGAACCCAGGAGCGGCGGATCCGGCCCCCTGTGACCGCGGCCGGTGGTGGGATGACCGCGGCGGATCCGAACCCATCAGGAAGGACGCGTGGCCAGGGGGTGGGCCGGGGTGGGGACGGGGAAGACGACCACAACTGGGGAGCACGCAGATCCAGGAAGGGGGAGAGCATCCGACGACCAAGCGAAGACCAGCAGCACGACCGGCGATGAGGTACCATCCATGGCGATCTaggttttttttggggggggggaggtggttgaccgcgccggcggccggcaacgACTGGAGCTGGCCGTATGGAggtgggggaggggaggcggcgggcggcggtgcgtTCGCCACTGAGCCGCGCCGGGGGTGGGGTGGGTGGGGGATTGGGTCGTGTTTGGAAATGTTGAAGCGCCCGGTCAATTTGCAGGTGATGGACGCGCGAGAGGCCGGTGGAGGGAAGCGGCCGTACAACTGGACAAACGCACGGCCGGCTGGAATAGAGTCTttaccatttatttatcatgtggAAACTCAAGTATGCAGCGCTGGCATTGTTTACCAACCTATGTCTGAGACTAAATTAATTGAAAATGGGATAATCCACTCCTTTTCGGGTTCGGATAAACCATTTGATCCAAGAGAACCAGGCGCTCTGCTGCTGACCTTGGAGCTTCAAACATCAACTGAGCCTAGGTTCATTTTGTTGTGAAACTAAACTTGAGGCACTTGGTTACCAATGCTAGTTCTGTCTCCCCTATGAGCTACTTGTGAACCATAATGGGTGGATGCTGTTGCCTTGTTATTTTGTGTGCAGTCCTGTAGCTGATCAGTATTTGTGTTCCGACTATAAGGCATGGATATTATTGTTGCTTGTTTCTCTATATCATTGCATCCTTCATTATCTTTATTGTTTTGGTCTTCTTTTTGAATATGCTCATTTTCTTCTTGTTGCCCATGTCTGTCCTGACTCTGATCATCCATGTTGATCCCTGCCTTTTGTTGACCCCTTCTGTAGTGGTTGGTCAGCAAAGATATAGAAAGGGAGCATGTTGTTACAAATCCAGTTAGGAGGAATAATCCCCCAAATTTGCCAAAAGTGATAGCACCCGAATCAGCAATTTTTTCCTCATTTTGACAACTGTTTTGATCAGTCCATTTCTTCTCGATTTGAATGATACTATCTCCTTCTGTTATGTTGAGGATTGCCCTTGATATTTCAGTAAGTAGTGGAGATCGCTTTGGAAGTGCCTAATAGTCGAAGAGAAAGTTCTTATTAGCTTGATTATACTAACACTTAAAGAATACTACATTATATCTGACTCTGTAATCTGTAGGAGGCATGAAAAgttaaatttctgaatctcaccTGATTGATCTAACTTTTGGAGCTTAAGTGCTACAATGGAATAAGGAATTTAATGCACCACATGAAGATAATATTTCAATGTTAGATTTTCTATCTTAACTTAGTAGACATTTTTTTGACATATTTAAGAGAGCTCTAAATAATTGGCTAACAAAGAGTAGCTGAACTTACAAATGCAAAGCCAGCACTTTTGTAAATAGGTCCAACCATTGTGTAACCTTTGCAGTATTTGGCAAGAAACAATTTGATGTATGGGACTTCCAGAACGAGAGCAGCAACACCACCATATTTGCCTTAGAAAGTGCACCATGGAAGTCTTCAGGAGTATCATAGGGTCTTATTCTTGATCTGTCAAAACCAATATCTTCCAATAAACCCTCTATGTAGGAACCTCGGTGGAACCCTACATACCCTCCTTGCTTCTGGAGTTCATGAATGTCAGTCACCGTTGGTGAAAGCTGCTGTACAGTAAGCATCGATGCAAAGCTTGCTGTATAACTTGATGCAAGCACTAGAAGAACAAACATCCATACAAGTAGAACTATTCGAGACAGAAAACACTCCAGCTTCTCCTCTGCAGAATTAACCACAAAAAGGTCATATTTGTCATACACTAAGTCAATTTGTAAAGCAGAGGTACAGGTACCACAATGAATACTACTAGTACCACAAAGATGGAATGTTCAATATCTGTTATTTTAGATGGTAAGTTAAGTCCTCATTCATCAAGACTACTTGATTATTAGTTTAATTTTAAATAACATCTAATATGACTTACCTAAGATTTGTTTCCAAAAAGTTAACACTACTGCTTTGTTGAGGAATTCAAGATAAGTCAGAATGCATTGTTCTTTATAAAAAAGTATGAAGCTTTACTTTCACAATATTTCTTGCAGATCCTTTTCAATGCTTTTAACTTTTTTAAGGAGGTTCAGTGTATGTTTATCTACAAAAACATAGATCAATATATTTTTGTCACAAACAGTCATGGTTGTTCGAAATATGTATATAGCAACAAAATTGGTAAGAAATCTGTTAAAGTGTTTTACTCAACTCTCTTCATATATGGAGAAAAACATCAGAATCCCAAGTTGTTTGAGAGAAAAGGGACCATGAAGATACCCATTGCCATTTAGACGCTCTAACAGCCAGACTACAAGTGCAGTATATATAAAGAACATGATGCTTCCAAACCACATTCCTTTGCTTAGTGGTTTTGAGAAAATCCGCATATTATTGTTCACTTTTTCCTTGACTGGTACAATCATCGCCACTCCTGATTCTGTGTATGGTACCGTGAAATCGACATACATCGTTCTGTTGTATCTTATTGTTATATCTCCAATTGCTATGTCATATCTCTGCATTGGCATCAGTTAGTTATATTTGTTTGTGATTTGCAAATTTAAAAGGAAATTCTACTTACTATGTGATATGCACTACAACTGATCTAACAATGCATGCTCATTTATTTAATAAAGGGAAATAACTAGTGATCAATTGATATTTACTTTAGGAAAGAAAGATATAAACCATTCTCGTTTATATCCATTTAGTAGACCAACAGCAAGGTTTGATTGTGATTGAAAATAGTATTATAGTTTTACGCTGGGTGGAATTatgaaaattataaaatatattCAAATGCGATTGAAAATAGAACTATAGTCTTACTCTAGATGGAATTATGAATACTGTAAAatatatgcaaatgcaaattGTTGTTCCTTCACGTGGTAGATTGAGAAATTGAATAATATCTTTTAAAAATTATTTCTTACCCGAAGATAAACTTGGTAAACAAAATCATTATAGCTCCCTGTACTTGGTGTATCAACTGTATCAAATGCTTCATATTCGTAAGAAAGTGCAAAAGGCAGTTTCTTTACTGCCTCCTCAAATATGTCTATTGAAAGGCCACTCGCTCTTGTTGCACCCGTGACTGGATCCTTCGATGTCCTTATAAACTCCGGATATGCACTTGTGTTCACACCAACCCTAAGCTTGTTACCACTTGCAGGAAGTTCCCAACCCCTTGGTATTTCTGTT
This window contains:
- the LOC120695716 gene encoding fructose-1,6-bisphosphatase, cytosolic-like isoform X1; amino-acid sequence: MQCVLVSEEDEEETFVDPALRGKYCVCFDPPDGSSNIDCGVSIGMSQDFEVVLQPGTNMLAAGYCMCGSSCTLVLSTGSGVNGFTLDPSLGEFILTHLDIKILKMGKIYSVNEGNAKNWDAAVAKFVEKCKYLKDGSPPKSLRYIGSTVADVHCILPYGGVFLSPFDSAFFSTFVVYAMARWQKR
- the LOC120695716 gene encoding fructose-1,6-bisphosphatase, cytosolic-like isoform X2, translated to MQCVLVSEEDEEETFVDPALRGKYCVCFDPPDGSSNIDCGVSIGMSQDFEVVLQPGTNMLAAGYCMCGSSCTLVLSTGSGVNGFTLDPSLGEFILTHLDIKILKMGKIYSVNEGNAKNWDAAVAKFVEKCKYLKDGSPPKSLRYIGSCSLCNG